TCTTTGCCTTTGAATCCGCAGAGCCTGACCTTACGATAACCTTGCACTTGCCGCATGTGCCTTTGCCCGCGCATGAAGACGTAAGGAATACGCCCTCGCGGTTGAGACTTTCCAGAAGCGATGAATCAGCGGATGCAGGGATGACCTTGCCTGATGCCAGGGTTATCTTCAGGTCTTTACCCATCTATCTGAGAAGCTTGGCAGCTTCCATCGCGTGATAGGTGATTATGATGTCAGCGCCTGCCCTTTTTATGGAGGTAAGTATCTCCATCATGACCTTGTTCTCATCTATCCAGCCGAGCTTGGCAGCAGCCTTGACCATCGAGTATTCGCCGCTGACATTGTATGCGGCAACAGGCAGGTCAAAGGTATTTTTAATATCCGATATGATATCAAGATATGACAGCGCAGGCTTGACCATTACGATGTCAGCGCCTTCTTCTATATCAAGGGCAACCTCTCTGAGCGCCTCGATCCTGTTAGGAGGGTCCATCTGATAGCTCTTCCTGTCGCCGAACTGCGGCACTGATTCTGCTGCATCCCTGAACGGGCCGTAAAAAGCAGATGCGTATTTCGCTGCATAGCTCATTATCGGTGTATCATCAAAACCATGCTCATCAAGCGCGTCTCTTATATAACCTATCCTGCCGTCCATCATGTCTGAGGGGGCGATGATATCCGCGCCTGCCTCTGCGTGCGAGAGAGCCTCTTTCGCAAGCACCTCAAGCGTCGGGTCATTCAGGACCTTCTCTCCCTTTATAATGCCGCAGTGGCCGTGGTCGGTATATTCGCACAGGCAGACATCTGTTATAACAAGGAGTCCGGGCACCTTGTTCTTTATCGCCTTTACAGCAGTCTGAACCACGCCGTTCTTTTTATATGCCTCTGACGCATGGGCGTCTTTATGTTCAGGAATGCCAAAGAGCAGAACAGCAGGTATGCCGAGCTTGTACGCTGCCTGCGCCTCCTTCACGATGAGGTCCACAGACATCTGGAAGCATCCGGGCATTGCGTTTATCTTCTTCTTTACGTTTTTGCCAAAGGTCACGAACAATGGATATACGAGGTCATCCGTACTGAGGTGTGTTTCACGAACCAGCCTTCTTATGCTTTCATTCGCCCTGAGCCTTCTCGGCCTGTTTAGTAAAGACATATCCGCTCCTTTTATATATGAAATAGATTAAAAAACCGCTTGTCTCAATTGATAAAGTATACCAGATTTAATAGGTTTGAATCGTTTAAAATCTACTTCCCGATACAGAAACTGCTGAATAAACATCTTGATGTCAGGTCTGTCTCAAATTTGCAAGAAACAATACCTGACTCCAATGTTTCTTCAACTAATTTTGTTCTTCGATGCCATAATCAAGGCCCTGCGACCTTAAAGAAAGCAGCCTGACGACACCAATATTGCCGTTCTTCGATGCTATCATCAGGGCTGTTGCGCCGTCGGTGGTCATCTTTGCATTTAGATCAGCGCCCTTATCCAAAAGCAGTTTGACGACCTCCATATTGCCGTTATGCGATGCCATCATCAGGGCCGTTACGCCCTCGGTGGTCATCTTAACATTCACATCAGCGCCCTTATCCAAAAGCAGTTTGACGACATCAGTATGGCCGCTCAGCGATGCCGCAATCAGGGCTGTTGTGCCGTTGCTGGTTGCCTTAAGATTCACATCAGCGCCCTTAACTAAAAGCAGTTTGACGACATCAGTATGGCCGTTCTGCGATGCCACAATCAGGGCCGTTGCGCCGAGGTTGG
The genomic region above belongs to Thermodesulfovibrionia bacterium and contains:
- a CDS encoding ankyrin repeat domain-containing protein → MGKFNQNLFKFCMIVCSCSLLLISCTTTPNAKLIRAAYAGNLSNVQTALTDGTDVNAKHTNGATVLIVASQNGHVDVVKLLLDKGADVNAKTNLGATALIVASQNGHTDVVKLLLVKGADVNLKATSNGTTALIAASLSGHTDVVKLLLDKGADVNVKMTTEGVTALMMASHNGNMEVVKLLLDKGADLNAKMTTDGATALMIASKNGNIGVVRLLSLRSQGLDYGIEEQN
- the hemB gene encoding porphobilinogen synthase, which gives rise to MSLLNRPRRLRANESIRRLVRETHLSTDDLVYPLFVTFGKNVKKKINAMPGCFQMSVDLIVKEAQAAYKLGIPAVLLFGIPEHKDAHASEAYKKNGVVQTAVKAIKNKVPGLLVITDVCLCEYTDHGHCGIIKGEKVLNDPTLEVLAKEALSHAEAGADIIAPSDMMDGRIGYIRDALDEHGFDDTPIMSYAAKYASAFYGPFRDAAESVPQFGDRKSYQMDPPNRIEALREVALDIEEGADIVMVKPALSYLDIISDIKNTFDLPVAAYNVSGEYSMVKAAAKLGWIDENKVMMEILTSIKRAGADIIITYHAMEAAKLLR